Proteins encoded within one genomic window of Oryza brachyantha chromosome 7, ObraRS2, whole genome shotgun sequence:
- the LOC102702485 gene encoding uncharacterized protein LOC102702485 isoform X1 has product MAAVRPAWSPPHLAVGAASTSLSPRAGTPSFLPLASRHGRTLPAPVRRIRFRSRCLKSPSQPEPGREHEDDNAGDEDVAASIHKMIHKFQEEFRAALGLRTPADMFLKEKSQISVIERKLYSSRSNVLNSNVKAVAFTVCRQAILALDLASEVMDVAAFGLGRSEISQCTTDQMVRTYAAIFCEASKDAYHNRGKKESILTFLDALGCLGSITHILVQDTVDKLPEGTFKDEITRDLHALRHVFNKKMKKLAEDFTEATRIDGDEIVERTVHKTLSNGTTYTGSYISELIKRRRAALLRGNHW; this is encoded by the exons ATGGCGGCGGTCCGCCCAGCCTGGTCGCCGCCCCACCTCGCCGTGGGCGCCGCGTCGACGTCGTTGTCGCCGCGCGCAGGCACCCCGTCCTTCCTTCCTCTGGCCAGCCGCCACGGCCGCACcttgccggcgccggtgaggaGGATACGGTTCCGGTCCCGTTGTCTGAAGAGCCCTTCGCAGCCGGAGCCggggcgggagcacgaggacgacaacgccggcgacgag GATGTAGCTGCAAGCATCCATAAGATGATACACAAATTCCAAGAGGAATTCAGAGCCGCCTTGGGTCTG CGCACACCCGCCGATATGTTTCTGAAGGAGAAGAGCCAAATATCAGTCATCGAGCGGAAGCTGTATTCTTCCCGTTCCAACGTTCTG AATTCAAATGTGAAGGCGGTTGCCTTCACGGTTTGCAGACAAGCAATATTGGCTCTAGATTTAGCTTCAGAGGTCATG GATGTTGCGGCATTTGGGCTTGGCAGATCCGAAATTTCTCAATGTACAACGGATCAG ATGGTGAGGACGTACGCAGCTATCTTTTGTGAGGCATCCAAGGATGCATATCATAataggggaaaaaaggaaagtatTCTCACCTTTCTGGATGCTCTCGGATGTTTAGGGTCAATAACACATATCCTTGTCCAAGATACCGTGGATAAGCTCCCCGAGGGTACTTTCAAAGATGAAATCACCCGTGATTTGCATGCACTTCGCCATGTCTTcaataaaaagatgaaaaaattgGCAGAAGATTTTACAGAAGCAACACGAATTGACGGAGACGAG ATAGTGGAACGTACTGTGCATAAGACACTCTCGAATGGTACAACTTATACAGGTTCATATATTTCTGAGCTGATTAAACGTCGGAGGGCTGCATTACTCAGAG GTAACCATTGGTGA
- the LOC102702485 gene encoding uncharacterized protein LOC102702485 isoform X2 — MAAVRPAWSPPHLAVGAASTSLSPRAGTPSFLPLASRHGRTLPAPVRRIRFRSRCLKSPSQPEPGREHEDDNAGDEDVAASIHKMIHKFQEEFRAALGLRTPADMFLKEKSQISVIERKLYSSRSNVLNSNVKAVAFTVCRQAILALDLASEVMDVAAFGLGRSEISQCTTDQMVRTYAAIFCEASKDAYHNRGKKESILTFLDALGCLGSITHILVQDTVDKLPEGTFKDEITRDLHALRHVFNKKMKKLAEDFTEATRIDGDEVHIFLS, encoded by the exons ATGGCGGCGGTCCGCCCAGCCTGGTCGCCGCCCCACCTCGCCGTGGGCGCCGCGTCGACGTCGTTGTCGCCGCGCGCAGGCACCCCGTCCTTCCTTCCTCTGGCCAGCCGCCACGGCCGCACcttgccggcgccggtgaggaGGATACGGTTCCGGTCCCGTTGTCTGAAGAGCCCTTCGCAGCCGGAGCCggggcgggagcacgaggacgacaacgccggcgacgag GATGTAGCTGCAAGCATCCATAAGATGATACACAAATTCCAAGAGGAATTCAGAGCCGCCTTGGGTCTG CGCACACCCGCCGATATGTTTCTGAAGGAGAAGAGCCAAATATCAGTCATCGAGCGGAAGCTGTATTCTTCCCGTTCCAACGTTCTG AATTCAAATGTGAAGGCGGTTGCCTTCACGGTTTGCAGACAAGCAATATTGGCTCTAGATTTAGCTTCAGAGGTCATG GATGTTGCGGCATTTGGGCTTGGCAGATCCGAAATTTCTCAATGTACAACGGATCAG ATGGTGAGGACGTACGCAGCTATCTTTTGTGAGGCATCCAAGGATGCATATCATAataggggaaaaaaggaaagtatTCTCACCTTTCTGGATGCTCTCGGATGTTTAGGGTCAATAACACATATCCTTGTCCAAGATACCGTGGATAAGCTCCCCGAGGGTACTTTCAAAGATGAAATCACCCGTGATTTGCATGCACTTCGCCATGTCTTcaataaaaagatgaaaaaattgGCAGAAGATTTTACAGAAGCAACACGAATTGACGGAGACGAG GTTCATATATTTCTGAGCTGA